Below is a window of Chrysiogenia bacterium DNA.
CATGGGCTTCGACATGGTGGCAATCTCCTTCGTGCGCAGCGCCGCCGATCTCCACCGCGCGCGCGAGCTCCTCGGCGGCGTGAAGCTGCCCGTCATGGCAAAGATCGAGCGCCCCGAAGCGCTCACCCACATCGACGAAATTCTCGAGGCCAGCGACGGCATCATGCTCGCCCGCGGGGACCTGGGCGTGGAGCTCCCGCTCGAGCGCGTGCCCGTGGTGCAGAAAGACGTCCTGCGCCGCGCCGCCCGCGCGGGCAAGTGGACCATCGTCGCAACGCAGATGCTGGGTTCCATGGTGAGCTCGCCCCGGCCCACCCGCGCCGAGGCCTCCGACGTGGCCAACGCCATTGTCGACGGCGCCGATGCCATCATGCTCTCCGAAGAAAGCGCCACCGGCGACTACCCCGTCGAAGCGGTCGAGACCATGGCCCGCATCTCCCGCGAGGTGGAGGGTTCC
It encodes the following:
- a CDS encoding pyruvate kinase (catalyzes the formation of phosphoenolpyruvate from pyruvate); this translates as MGFDMVAISFVRSAADLHRARELLGGVKLPVMAKIERPEALTHIDEILEASDGIMLARGDLGVELPLERVPVVQKDVLRRAARAGKWTIVATQMLGSMVSSPRPTRAEASDVANAIVDGADAIMLSEESATGDYPVEAVETMARISREVEGSETELFHPPGETGGFAGGAAGAAVHAAERLEARAIVTLAGSGLTALLVSKQRARLPIIALSENRATLRRLNVLWGVLPVGIEEKASVEAQILAADAQLQEAGFAEDGDAIVVVAALPLGKGRETNTIRFHRIGEPV